From a region of the Pongo abelii isolate AG06213 chromosome 9, NHGRI_mPonAbe1-v2.0_pri, whole genome shotgun sequence genome:
- the SSRP1 gene encoding FACT complex subunit SSRP1 has protein sequence MAETLEFNDVYQEVKGSMNDGRLRLSRQGIIFKNSKTGKVDNIQAGELTEGIWRRVALGHGLKLLTKNGHVYKYDGFRESEFEKLSDFFKTHYRLELMEKDLCVKGWNWGTVKFGGQLLSFDIGDQPVFEIPLSNVSQCTTGKNEVTLEFHQNDDAEVSLMEVRFYVPPTQEDGVDPVEAFAQNVLSKADVIQATGDAICIFRELQCLTPRGRYDIRIYPTFLHLHGKTFDYKIPYTTVLRLFLLPHKDQRQMFFVISLDPPIKQGQTRYHFLILLFSKDEDISLTLNMNEEEVEKRFEGRLTKNMSGSLYEMVSRVMKALVNRKITVPGNFQGHSGAQCITCSYKASSGLLYPLERGFIYVHKPPVHIRFDEISFVNFARGTTTTRSFDFEIETKQGTQYTFSSIEREEYGKLFDFVNAKKLNIKNRGLKEGMNPSYDEYADSDEDQHDAYLERMKEEGKIREENANDSSDDSGEETDESFNPGEEEEDVAEEFDSNASASSSSNEGDSDRDEKKRKQLKKAKMAKDRKSRKKPVEVKKGKDPNAPKRPMSAYMLWLNASREKIKSDHPGISITDLSKKAGEIWKGMSKEKKEEWDRKAEDARRDYEKAMKEYEGGRGESSKRDKSKKKKKVKVKMEKKSTPSRGSSSKLSSRQLSESFKSKEFVSSDESSSGENKSKKKRRRSEDSEEEELASTPPSSEDSASGSDE, from the exons ATGGCAGAGACACTGGAGTTCAACGATGTCTATCAGGAGGTGAAAGGCTCCATG AATGATGGTCGACTGAGGTTGAGCCGCCAGGGCATCATCTTCAAGAATAGCAAGACAGGCAAAGTGGACAACATCCAGGCTGGGGAGTTAACAGAAGGCATCTGGCGCCGTGTTGCTCTGGGCCATGGACTTAAACTGCTTACAAAGAATGGCCATGTCTACAAGTATGATGGCTTCCGAGAATCG GAGTTTGAGAAACTCTCTGATTTCTTCAAAACTCACTATCGCCTTGAGCTAATGGAGAAGGACCTTTGTGTGAAGGGCTGGAACTGGGGGACAGTGAAATTTGGTG GGCAGCTGCTTTCCTTTGACATTGGTGACCAGCCAGTCTTTGAGATACCCCTCAGCAATGTGTCCCAGTGCACCACAGGCAAGAATGAGGTGACACTGGAATTCCACCAAAACGATGACGCAGAGGTGTCTCTCATGGAGGTGCGCTTCTACGTCCCACCCACCCAGGAGGATGGTGTGGACCCTGTTGAG GCCTTTGCCCAGAATGTGTTGTCGAAGGCGGATGTAATCCAGGCCACGGGAGATGCCATCTGCATCTTCCGGGAGCTGCAGTGTCTGACTCCTCGTGGTCGTTATGATATTCGGATCTACCCCACCTTTCTGCACCTGCATGGCAAGACCTTTGACTACAAGATCCCCTATACCACAGTGCTGCGTCTGTTTTTGTTACCCCACAAGGACCAGCGCCAGATGTTCTTTGTG ATCAGCCTGGATCCCCCAATCAAGCAAGGGCAAACTCGCTACCACTTCCTGATCCTCCTCTTCTCCAAGGACGAGGACATTTCGTTGACTCTGAACATGAACGA GGAAGAAGTGGAGAAGCGCTTTGAGGGTCGGCTCACCAAGAACATGTCAGGATCCCTCTATGAGATGGTCAGCCGGGTCATGAAAGCACTGGTGAACCGCAAGATCACAGTGCCAGGCAACTTCCAAGG GCACTCAGGGGCCCAGTGCATTACCTGTTCCTACAAGGCAAGCTCAGGACTGCTGTACCCGCTGGAGCGGGGCTTCATCTACGTCCACAAGCCACCTGTGCACATCCGCTTCGATGAGATCTCCTTTGTCAACTTTGCTCGTGGTACCACTACTACTCGTTCCTTTGACTTTGAAATTGAGACCAAGCAGGGCACTCAGTATACCTTCAGCAGCATTGAGAG GGAGGAGTACGGGAAACTGTTTGATTTTGTCAACgcgaaaaagctcaacatcaaaAATCGAGGATTGAAAGAG GGCATGAACCCAAGCTACGATGAATATGCCGACTCTGATGAGGACCAGCATGATGCCTACTTGGAGAGGATGAAGGAGGAAGGCAAGATCCGGGAGGAGAATGCCAATGACAGCAGCGATGACTCAGGAGAAGAAACCG atgagtcaTTCAACCCAGGTGAAGAGGAGGAAGATGTGGCAGAGGA GTTTGACAGCAACGCCTCTGCCAGCTCCTCCAGTAATGAGGGTGACAGTGACCGGGATGAGAAGAAGCGGAAACAGCTCAAAAAGGCCAAGATGGCCAAGGACCGCAAGAGCCGCAAGAAGCCTGTGGAG GTGAAGAAGGGCAAAGACCCCAATGCCCCCAAGAGGCCCATGTCTGCATACATGCTGTGGCTCAATGCCAGCCGAGAGAAGATCAAGTCAGACCATCCTGGCATCAGCATCACGGATCTTTCCAAGAAGGCAGGCGAGATCTGGAAGGGAATGtccaaagagaagaaagag gagTGGGATCGCAAGGCTGAGGATGCCAGGAGGGACTATGAAAAAGCCATGAAAGAATATGAAGGGGGCCGAGGCGAGTCTTCTAAGAG GGACAagtcaaagaagaagaaaaaagtaaaggtaAAGATGGAAAAGAAATCCACGCCCTCTAGGGGCTCATCATCCAAGTTGTCCTCAAGGCAGCTAAGCGAGAGCTTCAAGAGCAAAGAGTTTGTGTCTAGTGATGAGAGCTCTTCGGGAGAGAACAAGagcaaaaagaagaggaggaggagcgaG GACTCTGAAGAAGAAGAACTAGCCAGTACTCCCCCCAGCTCAGAGGACTCAGCGTCAGGATCCGACGAGTAG